A genomic window from Cytobacillus suaedae includes:
- a CDS encoding glutamyl-tRNA reductase, protein MHIIVVGLNYKTAPVEIREKLTFNESELAIAMQTLKNKKSILENIIISTCNRTEIYAVVDQLHTGRHYVKSFLAEWFHINKEEFTPYLNIYENDGAIEHLFNVSCGLNSMVVGETQILGQVRSSFLKAQEENTVGTVFNHLFKQAITLAKRAHSETDIGANAVSVSYAAVELAKKIFGDLANKNVLILGAGKMGELALQNLHGSGVKKVTVINRTFEKAQSLAERFAGEAKSIAELQCALIDADIMISSTGAKDFVITKDMMVHVERLRKGRPLFMVDIAVPRDLDPSLADLDSVFLYDIDDLEGIVEANMQERQKAAEVIEIMIEAEIIEFKNWINTLGVVPVISALRNKALAIQAETMESIERKMPNLTEREKKVLNKHTKSIINQLLKDPILRAKEIAAEPNAEESLKLFMKIFDIEESVKAEQSAQASVTTGKQDNISIPVRQASLQS, encoded by the coding sequence ATGCATATTATAGTAGTAGGACTAAATTATAAGACTGCCCCTGTTGAAATTCGTGAAAAGCTTACATTCAATGAATCTGAATTAGCAATTGCTATGCAAACATTAAAGAACAAGAAGAGCATTCTTGAAAATATAATTATCTCAACATGTAATCGAACAGAGATTTATGCGGTTGTTGATCAGTTGCACACTGGGAGACATTATGTGAAGTCTTTCTTAGCTGAATGGTTTCATATTAATAAGGAAGAATTCACACCGTACTTAAATATATATGAAAATGACGGAGCAATCGAACATTTATTCAATGTTTCCTGTGGTCTTAATTCAATGGTTGTTGGTGAAACTCAAATACTTGGTCAAGTACGTTCGAGTTTCCTAAAGGCACAGGAAGAGAATACGGTTGGGACAGTCTTTAATCATTTATTTAAGCAAGCAATTACTCTAGCTAAACGAGCACATTCTGAAACTGATATAGGTGCGAACGCAGTTTCTGTCAGTTATGCAGCGGTTGAGCTTGCCAAAAAAATATTTGGTGATTTAGCTAACAAGAATGTTCTTATTTTAGGTGCTGGAAAAATGGGTGAATTAGCTCTACAAAATCTTCATGGTAGCGGTGTCAAAAAAGTAACGGTAATTAATCGTACTTTTGAAAAAGCACAAAGTTTAGCTGAGCGCTTTGCTGGAGAAGCGAAGTCAATTGCTGAACTACAATGTGCGTTAATTGATGCTGATATTATGATTAGTTCAACTGGTGCAAAGGACTTTGTTATTACTAAAGATATGATGGTCCATGTTGAACGATTAAGAAAAGGGCGTCCATTGTTTATGGTAGACATTGCTGTTCCTAGGGATCTTGACCCAAGCTTAGCGGATTTAGACAGTGTCTTTTTATATGATATTGATGATTTAGAAGGCATTGTGGAAGCCAATATGCAAGAACGTCAGAAGGCTGCTGAAGTTATCGAGATAATGATTGAAGCAGAAATTATTGAATTTAAGAACTGGATAAATACACTTGGTGTTGTACCTGTTATTTCTGCACTTCGCAATAAGGCTCTAGCTATTCAAGCAGAGACGATGGAAAGTATTGAGCGTAAGATGCCTAATTTGACAGAGCGTGAGAAGAAAGTGCTTAATAAACACACGAAAAGTATTATTAATCAGTTATTAAAAGACCCAATCCTTCGAGCAAAAGAAATTGCGGCTGAACCAAATGCCGAAGAATCACTAAAACTATTTATGAAAATTTTTGATATAGAAGAATCTGTTAAGGCTGAACAGAGTGCACAAGCAAGTGTTACTACTGGGAAACAAGATAATATATCTATTCCTGTTAGACAGGCTTCCCTACAATCTTAA